One window from the genome of Oceaniferula flava encodes:
- a CDS encoding c-type cytochrome domain-containing protein, translating into MEKSLAKKLYVPSLIGSLIAIFAVAAMPYLGEVGMANPKSADEFGLWVNFLGRFHPLFLHLPIGALMLVFVMEGAKLLSFGKYRPNTTMALFFASATAVFAVVFGYCLYLTGSFEGELIEEHKRDGIIFTIAVIIAFIIRYTAYLKPGVAFFKPLYGITLLASGAVMISAGHHGGEITHGDPMNALPSKILEKREAVTSAPVIVDPVVYTDIVHSILAEKCISCHGPDKQKSGLRVDTYAYMLEGGEEDECLVPGSVEESGLITSLHLPMDDDLHMPPEGKKQLSAEEIQILEWWVRSGAPETARLSEVEVTPEVEAALSTLVTPEERERRAQAAEAAKQSETAADAKKRAALASALKSVNDKFPGSLTYIAQDTTDLAFTVVSFRKSFGDADLSNLDGVAEAVTEIDLGASQVTDQGIAKLAAFPNLRTIKLNGTAVSDKGLQALAGLEHLESVNLYNTAITDAGLKALHGKTKLVKVYLWQTQVTGAGVKELEQSLHTAQSGVTQPDGTPRKAEIIRGTTG; encoded by the coding sequence ATGGAAAAATCCCTCGCCAAGAAACTTTACGTCCCCAGCCTCATCGGCAGCCTCATCGCGATCTTCGCCGTGGCTGCGATGCCCTACCTCGGTGAGGTCGGCATGGCCAATCCCAAATCCGCCGACGAGTTCGGCCTCTGGGTGAACTTTCTCGGTCGGTTCCACCCGCTGTTCCTGCACCTGCCCATCGGCGCGCTGATGCTGGTCTTTGTGATGGAGGGAGCCAAATTGCTCAGCTTTGGAAAATACCGCCCGAACACGACCATGGCTCTTTTTTTTGCCTCGGCGACAGCGGTCTTTGCGGTGGTCTTCGGCTACTGCCTCTACCTCACCGGCAGCTTCGAAGGCGAGCTGATCGAGGAGCACAAGCGCGATGGCATCATCTTCACCATCGCGGTGATCATCGCCTTCATCATCAGATACACTGCCTATCTGAAACCCGGCGTGGCCTTCTTCAAACCTCTCTACGGCATCACCCTGCTCGCCAGCGGTGCCGTGATGATCAGCGCCGGTCACCACGGCGGAGAGATCACCCACGGCGATCCGATGAATGCTCTGCCGTCGAAAATCTTGGAAAAACGTGAGGCCGTGACCTCTGCCCCGGTGATCGTGGATCCGGTGGTCTACACCGACATCGTGCACTCGATTCTCGCCGAGAAATGCATCAGCTGCCACGGACCGGACAAGCAGAAGAGCGGCCTCCGGGTGGATACCTACGCCTACATGTTGGAAGGTGGCGAGGAGGACGAGTGCCTGGTGCCCGGCAGCGTGGAAGAAAGCGGCCTGATCACCTCCCTCCATCTGCCGATGGATGACGATCTGCACATGCCACCCGAAGGGAAAAAGCAGCTCAGCGCAGAGGAAATTCAAATCCTCGAGTGGTGGGTGAGAAGCGGAGCACCTGAAACCGCCCGCCTCAGTGAGGTAGAGGTCACCCCAGAGGTCGAAGCCGCCCTGAGCACGCTGGTCACTCCCGAGGAACGCGAACGCCGCGCCCAGGCTGCGGAAGCCGCGAAGCAATCCGAGACCGCCGCCGATGCCAAAAAGCGCGCAGCCCTCGCATCCGCACTGAAATCGGTCAACGACAAGTTCCCCGGCTCCTTGACTTACATCGCGCAGGACACCACCGACCTCGCCTTCACCGTGGTCAGCTTCCGCAAATCCTTCGGCGATGCCGATCTCAGCAACCTCGATGGGGTCGCTGAGGCCGTGACTGAAATCGATCTCGGTGCCTCCCAAGTCACCGATCAAGGTATCGCCAAGCTGGCCGCCTTTCCCAATCTCCGCACCATCAAACTCAATGGCACAGCCGTCAGTGACAAGGGACTGCAGGCGCTCGCCGGATTGGAACATCTGGAATCCGTGAACCTCTATAACACCGCCATCACCGATGCCGGACTCAAAGCGCTGCACGGCAAAACCAAGCTGGTCAAAGTCTACCTCTGGCAAACCCAAGTCACCGGTGCCGGGGTCAAGGAGCTCGAGCAATCGTTGCACACCGCCCAATCCGGTGTGACCCAGCCAGACGGAACGCCTCGCAAAGCCGAAATCATCCGCGGCACAACGGGCTGA
- a CDS encoding metal-dependent hydrolase, which produces MDSLTQAALGALCGELTLRKQLGWKAPAWGFFFGTLPDLDVIASPFLEPLERLGWHRGLSHSVLVMIVATVVFGYLLAKLHRNKGVTPVQAGGFVFLTWSTHVAIDCFTTYGTQIYEPFNNARVAWNNMSIIDLSFTVPMLIALVAVLFHDKESRKRTWIGRSAAIWLCFYVAASFSLKHLANCHFEQQLAAKGIAVERMMTAPTLSNIFLWRMLAESDGHYYISYWSVFDGPDRDDDLDHFPTGHQHLADFAESAEVQKLIWFSQGWHQVVPVKDDPDSLLLIDMRFSESHSPQKKIPAFAWQVTRNGSATEFHNVSYRKGIQVKKTLAFLGQRIQGRAPNWMHGQWPWE; this is translated from the coding sequence ATGGACTCACTCACCCAGGCCGCCCTCGGAGCCTTATGCGGAGAACTCACCCTGCGGAAACAGCTGGGCTGGAAGGCTCCGGCGTGGGGATTTTTCTTCGGCACCCTGCCGGACCTCGATGTGATCGCCTCGCCATTCCTCGAGCCGCTCGAGCGACTCGGCTGGCACCGGGGATTATCCCACTCGGTGCTGGTGATGATCGTCGCCACCGTGGTCTTTGGCTACCTGCTGGCGAAACTGCACCGGAACAAGGGCGTCACGCCGGTGCAGGCCGGGGGCTTTGTTTTCCTCACCTGGAGCACTCACGTGGCCATCGATTGTTTCACCACCTACGGCACCCAGATTTACGAGCCGTTCAACAATGCCCGGGTGGCCTGGAACAATATGTCGATCATCGACCTCTCCTTCACCGTGCCCATGCTGATCGCTCTTGTGGCCGTGCTTTTTCACGATAAGGAGTCGCGGAAAAGGACGTGGATCGGGCGGAGTGCCGCCATCTGGCTGTGCTTTTACGTTGCCGCCAGCTTCTCCCTGAAACATCTGGCGAACTGTCACTTCGAGCAACAACTCGCCGCCAAAGGCATCGCCGTGGAGAGGATGATGACCGCCCCCACGCTCTCGAACATCTTCCTCTGGCGCATGCTGGCGGAGTCCGATGGCCACTACTACATTTCCTACTGGTCGGTCTTCGACGGCCCCGATCGTGACGACGATCTCGACCACTTTCCCACCGGCCACCAGCACCTCGCTGACTTTGCCGAGAGCGCGGAGGTGCAGAAGCTGATCTGGTTCTCCCAAGGCTGGCATCAGGTCGTCCCCGTCAAAGACGATCCAGATTCCCTGCTGCTCATCGACATGCGCTTCAGCGAATCCCACTCACCGCAGAAAAAGATCCCCGCCTTCGCCTGGCAAGTCACCCGCAACGGAAGCGCCACTGAGTTCCACAACGTCTCCTACCGCAAAGGCATCCAGGTCAAAAAAACCCTCGCCTTCCTAGGCCAGCGCATCCAAGGCCGCGCACCCAACTGGATGCATGGCCAATGGCCCTGGGAGTAA
- a CDS encoding helix-hairpin-helix domain-containing protein, producing MLCVFGGVVQAAPLVKIENCTLVPTEWADGDSFRIHIPEKLADGDKKGWNAREITVRLYGADCVESAIRNATDGRRVRAQRRYFGISKKGSSRESIELALSYGKKATEQTRQLLANPFTVYTSFADGRGDPKFKRVYAFVVTADGKDLAAELVRLGLARAFGVERMTPEGQPAKDYAAYLDDLELQAAKRGAGVWQHTDWQRLPDERQAQREEEREDRIGMGKDPQVVAVNKAAKDELMAIPGIGEVTANRIIAGRPYRRSTDLLKVPGIGKKTLEKIQPFLTFPVE from the coding sequence GTGCTGTGTGTCTTTGGTGGCGTGGTTCAGGCGGCGCCACTGGTGAAGATTGAGAACTGCACCTTGGTGCCTACCGAGTGGGCGGACGGGGATAGTTTCCGGATTCATATCCCTGAGAAGCTAGCGGATGGGGACAAGAAGGGGTGGAACGCTCGCGAAATCACGGTGCGACTTTATGGGGCGGATTGTGTGGAATCGGCGATTCGCAATGCGACCGATGGTCGGCGCGTGCGGGCGCAGCGGCGGTATTTCGGCATCAGTAAAAAGGGCTCGTCGAGGGAATCGATCGAGCTGGCACTTTCCTACGGCAAAAAAGCCACCGAGCAAACACGGCAGCTGTTAGCCAATCCGTTCACCGTATACACCTCCTTTGCCGATGGTCGGGGCGACCCAAAATTCAAGCGTGTCTACGCCTTTGTGGTCACTGCTGACGGCAAGGATTTGGCGGCCGAGTTGGTGCGTCTGGGTTTGGCTCGTGCCTTTGGCGTGGAGCGGATGACTCCTGAAGGGCAGCCGGCAAAAGACTACGCGGCCTATCTTGATGATTTGGAGCTGCAGGCGGCCAAGCGAGGGGCGGGCGTCTGGCAGCACACCGATTGGCAAAGACTCCCTGACGAGCGCCAGGCTCAGCGTGAGGAAGAGCGGGAAGACCGCATTGGGATGGGGAAAGATCCGCAAGTGGTGGCAGTGAACAAGGCGGCGAAGGACGAGCTGATGGCGATCCCTGGCATCGGCGAGGTCACGGCTAACCGGATCATCGCGGGGCGCCCCTATCGGCGGTCGACCGATTTACTGAAGGTTCCGGGGATCGGGAAGAAGACCCTGGAAAAGATCCAGCCATTTTTGACATTTCCAGTGGAGTGA
- a CDS encoding 3'-5' exonuclease yields MAKILNTISRTKGAVTPGERRFGRRVESHLEDDYLCWYDVPVGDMRRYPDFVILHPSRGLLLLEVKDWKIHEFVNIDKQRVTIQFGGKPKVMANPLEQARQCLMQLVNRLALDPALIQGEGSYQGKLCMPYGYGTVLPNITRKQLNDTFSEDEQREVLPEQLVITKDEMTESVDPLGFQEKLWGMFSYSFGAPLSLPQLDRVRWHIFPEVRINPVQTDLFADNSEPADEIKIDIPDIVRVMDIQQEQLARSLGSGHRVIHGVAGSGKTLILGFRCQQLASSLHKPILVLCYNVTLASYLRSFITRNGIEDKVHVHHFHEWCKLQLETYNVETLKTGGQAYERQVESVIHGVEKGLIPRAQYGAIMIDEGQDFEPEWLKIVTQMVDPATDSLLLLYDDAQSIYKKQGGLDFSLSSVGIKAQGRTTVLRLNYRNTREILDFAYRFAESFLTPTDADEDHIPLIAPETAGVSGPQPVFKPRTNLEDEVDFAVRCIHQWNQKGEKLSDMAVIYINRSHGKKVADSLQREAIKCLLMDQKKSKAAYDPHTDQVSIVSAKSSKGLEFKRVIIIGVGHVSEAENRCSEMTKLLYVGMTRAKENLLITASNNNMYTKKIVEITDLREAVANAQQPVAS; encoded by the coding sequence ATGGCCAAAATCCTCAACACAATATCGCGCACGAAAGGAGCTGTAACTCCTGGCGAGCGCCGTTTCGGTCGACGTGTTGAGAGCCATTTGGAGGATGACTACCTGTGTTGGTATGATGTTCCCGTTGGTGACATGAGGAGGTATCCTGACTTTGTCATTTTGCATCCCAGTCGCGGGTTGCTTTTGTTGGAGGTCAAAGATTGGAAAATTCACGAGTTCGTCAACATCGACAAACAGCGGGTCACCATTCAATTCGGAGGTAAACCGAAAGTAATGGCAAATCCTCTTGAACAGGCGCGGCAATGTTTGATGCAGTTGGTGAATCGGCTCGCTCTGGATCCAGCACTGATCCAAGGTGAAGGGAGTTACCAAGGTAAACTCTGCATGCCCTACGGTTACGGCACGGTGCTGCCCAACATCACAAGGAAGCAACTCAACGATACCTTCTCGGAGGATGAGCAGCGCGAAGTGTTGCCTGAGCAACTAGTGATTACCAAAGACGAGATGACCGAGTCCGTCGATCCACTGGGTTTCCAAGAAAAGCTATGGGGAATGTTCAGTTACAGTTTCGGCGCACCGTTGTCCTTACCTCAGTTGGACAGGGTGAGGTGGCATATTTTTCCTGAGGTTCGAATCAATCCGGTTCAAACTGATTTGTTTGCAGATAACTCGGAACCTGCAGATGAAATCAAAATCGATATCCCTGACATCGTGAGGGTGATGGATATTCAGCAGGAACAACTCGCGCGTAGTTTAGGAAGTGGCCACCGTGTGATACACGGAGTGGCGGGTTCTGGCAAAACGTTGATTTTGGGGTTCCGCTGTCAGCAGCTCGCAAGTTCGCTGCACAAACCGATTCTGGTGCTCTGTTACAATGTCACGCTCGCGTCATATCTGAGATCGTTCATCACCAGAAACGGCATCGAAGACAAAGTGCATGTGCACCACTTTCATGAATGGTGTAAGCTGCAGCTTGAAACTTACAACGTGGAGACGCTCAAAACCGGAGGTCAGGCGTATGAACGACAAGTGGAGTCTGTGATTCATGGGGTAGAAAAAGGTTTGATTCCAAGGGCTCAGTATGGAGCCATCATGATCGACGAAGGTCAGGATTTTGAGCCTGAGTGGTTGAAAATTGTCACGCAAATGGTCGATCCAGCCACGGATTCGTTGTTGCTGCTCTACGATGATGCCCAATCCATTTACAAGAAGCAGGGAGGCCTTGATTTTAGCCTTTCTAGTGTTGGTATCAAAGCACAAGGACGGACGACGGTGCTGCGTTTAAATTACCGAAATACACGTGAGATACTGGACTTTGCCTATCGTTTTGCCGAGAGCTTCCTCACGCCTACCGATGCAGATGAAGATCACATTCCCTTGATCGCTCCCGAAACGGCGGGCGTTTCTGGGCCGCAGCCTGTCTTTAAACCCAGGACTAACCTTGAGGATGAGGTCGACTTCGCCGTTCGCTGTATTCATCAATGGAATCAAAAGGGTGAAAAACTTAGCGACATGGCGGTGATTTATATCAACCGAAGTCACGGCAAGAAAGTAGCCGATAGTTTACAGAGGGAGGCGATCAAGTGCTTGTTGATGGATCAGAAAAAGAGCAAAGCGGCATACGATCCTCATACAGATCAGGTAAGCATCGTATCAGCAAAAAGTAGCAAAGGGCTCGAATTCAAGAGAGTCATTATCATCGGGGTGGGTCATGTTTCAGAGGCGGAGAATAGATGTTCGGAAATGACCAAGCTCCTCTATGTTGGCATGACCCGAGCGAAAGAAAACCTGCTTATCACCGCTTCTAACAATAATATGTACACGAAGAAGATAGTTGAGATAACAGACCTGCGAGAAGCTGTCGCCAATGCTCAGCAGCCTGTTGCATCGTGA
- a CDS encoding HNH endonuclease produces MRAKPVPWTREHLLIAMNLYCKLPFGSFDKSNALIIDVAQKMGRTASSLAMKLSNLASLDPVHTARGISGLAGASKKDRAIWEEFHSNLTELAADSEVLFQDLFNAGNDTQVEVVSPSSYELKTLPTSTETTATIRVRRGQNFFRQSLLAAYGGRCCVSGLSIRPMLIASHIKPWAKFPTDRMNLRNGLCLSSIHDAAFDNGLITFSPNFELILGKKLKSVGSEPSVVANFGNYEGAPLRLPEKLAEPDPEFMNYHREAIYLG; encoded by the coding sequence GTGCGTGCTAAACCTGTGCCATGGACCCGAGAGCATCTGCTCATAGCAATGAACCTGTATTGCAAATTGCCCTTCGGAAGTTTTGATAAAAGTAATGCTTTAATCATCGATGTAGCTCAGAAAATGGGGAGAACGGCTAGTAGTCTCGCAATGAAGCTCTCTAATCTGGCCTCCCTTGATCCAGTGCACACTGCGCGAGGAATTTCGGGACTCGCAGGTGCGTCAAAAAAGGATCGCGCTATATGGGAGGAGTTTCATTCCAATTTAACCGAACTGGCTGCGGACAGCGAAGTTCTGTTTCAAGATCTCTTCAATGCAGGAAATGATACACAGGTAGAAGTTGTATCCCCAAGCAGCTACGAGTTGAAAACATTGCCAACTAGCACTGAAACAACTGCAACCATCCGTGTGAGGCGGGGTCAAAATTTTTTCCGGCAGAGCTTGTTGGCCGCTTACGGTGGCCGCTGCTGTGTAAGTGGACTGAGTATCCGTCCGATGCTCATAGCCAGTCATATCAAACCGTGGGCCAAATTTCCTACTGATAGAATGAACTTGCGAAACGGGCTTTGCCTATCCTCCATCCATGATGCCGCTTTTGATAATGGTTTGATTACTTTTAGTCCTAACTTCGAATTGATCCTTGGTAAGAAACTTAAAAGCGTTGGTTCGGAACCGTCTGTGGTCGCCAATTTCGGCAATTATGAGGGAGCTCCATTGCGGCTTCCCGAAAAGCTGGCAGAACCTGATCCAGAATTCATGAATTACCATCGCGAAGCCATTTATTTGGGTTAG
- a CDS encoding DUF6036 family nucleotidyltransferase, with amino-acid sequence MNSDFKDLLQSLHDCEVRYLVAGGYAVMHHTQPRYTKDIDIWLEPSDKNARKLMRAFLAFGIPMIGVTESDFAQPKTQFSIGVPPCEIDFLTTISGLEFAPSWENKVISQENDFPIYYLCKADIITAKKTAGRPQDLADLDELSRADS; translated from the coding sequence ATGAACTCCGACTTCAAAGATCTGTTACAAAGCTTACACGACTGTGAAGTCCGCTACCTCGTAGCAGGAGGCTATGCGGTCATGCATCACACGCAGCCGCGCTACACCAAGGATATTGATATTTGGCTGGAACCTTCGGACAAAAATGCACGCAAGCTGATGAGGGCATTCCTCGCTTTCGGCATCCCCATGATCGGAGTGACGGAATCCGATTTCGCCCAGCCGAAAACTCAATTCAGCATCGGAGTGCCACCGTGTGAGATCGATTTCCTGACAACCATCTCCGGCTTAGAATTTGCGCCTTCTTGGGAAAACAAAGTCATCTCCCAAGAAAACGATTTTCCAATTTATTACCTGTGCAAGGCCGATATCATCACTGCCAAGAAAACCGCCGGAAGACCCCAAGATTTGGCCGATCTCGATGAGCTAAGCCGCGCCGATTCTTGA
- a CDS encoding 2OG-Fe(II) oxygenase, giving the protein MINLFSSLVEISASHFPMDELADHIASPGYAHFPKIMPTSAISELIAILEAKEAADALLLAGVGQGAALDRKPEIRSDSIFWLEDVDPSLAVIHWLSAMRQIREHLRRSLFLPIESYEGHLARYPVGGFYKPHLDQHIGTPTRQITIIAYLNTQWQPGDGGELRLYTSPEQGVHGPHIDIAPTAGTIVAFRSADFWHEVLPAKVPRLSLTGWLRGREMDPTKV; this is encoded by the coding sequence ATGATCAATCTTTTCAGCTCCCTCGTCGAGATCAGCGCCTCCCACTTTCCCATGGATGAGCTGGCCGATCACATCGCATCGCCCGGCTACGCGCACTTCCCCAAGATCATGCCCACCTCCGCGATCTCCGAGCTGATTGCCATCCTCGAGGCCAAGGAAGCTGCCGATGCCCTCCTGCTCGCCGGCGTCGGCCAGGGGGCGGCGCTCGATCGCAAACCGGAAATCCGCTCGGATTCGATCTTCTGGTTGGAAGACGTCGACCCCTCACTGGCGGTCATCCACTGGCTCTCCGCCATGCGCCAGATCCGCGAACATTTGCGCCGCTCGCTCTTTCTTCCGATCGAGTCCTACGAGGGCCATCTCGCCCGGTATCCGGTCGGCGGCTTTTATAAACCGCACCTCGATCAGCACATCGGCACACCGACCCGCCAGATCACCATCATCGCCTACCTCAACACCCAGTGGCAGCCGGGCGATGGCGGCGAGCTGCGGCTCTACACCTCTCCGGAGCAAGGCGTGCACGGCCCGCACATCGACATCGCCCCCACCGCCGGCACCATCGTCGCCTTCCGCAGCGCCGACTTCTGGCACGAAGTCCTCCCCGCCAAAGTCCCCAGGCTGTCACTCACAGGCTGGTTAAGAGGCCGAGAAATGGACCCCACGAAGGTCTAA
- a CDS encoding sulfatase/phosphatase domain-containing protein — translation MFKFTASSVVAAGAVAIAATGAVAAEKQPAAKPNILFFFSDDHAVNAISAYGGPLKDVAPTPGIDRLANEGMISHRTYCANSICGPSRACILTGKHSHLNGFMDNNNSHFDGKQQTFPQLLQGSGYQTAMIGKWHLHSDPVGFDYWEILPGQGNYYNPDMLQMDGSKKKYEGHVNDIVTERGLTWLKKAEKEDKPFVAMIQYKAPHRNWSGALRHITLFDDITMPEPDTLFDDYSNRSKALGEQAMSVANHMYWGHDMKFNGPNLFPKHFASGLPNREYMRMNDEQKKAWDKVYEPKNQKFIADMKAGKLDDKAITRWKYQRYIKDYLRSIRSMDEGIGKILKHLDDTGLADNTIVIYSSDQGFYLGEHGWYDKRWMFEESFRMPFLVRWPGVIKPGSVSKSLIQNIDFAPTFLELCGMDIPSDIQGKSLVPVFKASGKEVDGWRDAIYYRYTGESTHAVAAHDGVRTDRYKLMWLPETKEWQLFDLEKDPQEMKSLHNDPEYAQVLADMKKKLDEIREKYDVHNAVIPESRNQAKWWKQRQEKVNKLAAEGPKDLIFVGDSITQGFERAGKAAWDEYYADRNALNLGFSGDRTEHILWRLNNGNLRKQQKAKVVVLMAGTNNTGHLKQDPAETAQGIKMIVSTIRARCPQAKILVLGVFPRGEKPSHPLRKINEQINERIAKLADGERIHFLDISDKFLDENGVLTKEIMPDSLHPKQKGYDIWVKAMEPTLNKLGIAPLKEAAAAE, via the coding sequence ATGTTTAAATTCACCGCTTCATCAGTGGTTGCCGCCGGCGCGGTGGCGATTGCTGCCACGGGCGCCGTTGCCGCTGAAAAGCAGCCCGCGGCCAAGCCCAACATCCTGTTCTTCTTCTCTGACGATCACGCCGTCAATGCCATCTCCGCCTACGGAGGCCCGCTCAAGGACGTTGCGCCGACGCCGGGGATCGATCGCCTGGCGAACGAGGGCATGATTTCCCACCGCACCTACTGCGCCAACTCCATCTGTGGCCCGTCACGCGCCTGCATCCTCACCGGGAAGCACTCGCACCTGAACGGCTTCATGGACAACAACAACTCGCACTTCGATGGCAAGCAGCAGACCTTCCCCCAGCTGCTGCAAGGCTCCGGCTACCAGACGGCGATGATTGGAAAATGGCACCTGCACTCTGATCCGGTCGGTTTCGACTACTGGGAGATCCTTCCCGGCCAAGGTAACTACTACAACCCGGACATGCTGCAAATGGACGGCAGCAAGAAAAAATACGAGGGGCACGTTAACGACATCGTCACCGAGCGCGGCCTGACCTGGCTGAAAAAAGCGGAGAAAGAGGACAAGCCATTTGTCGCCATGATCCAGTACAAGGCACCGCACCGTAACTGGTCGGGCGCACTGCGTCACATCACCCTTTTCGACGACATCACCATGCCTGAGCCGGACACCTTGTTCGACGATTACTCGAACCGTTCCAAGGCGCTCGGCGAGCAGGCCATGAGTGTGGCCAATCACATGTATTGGGGTCACGACATGAAATTCAACGGGCCCAACCTGTTTCCCAAGCACTTCGCCAGCGGCCTGCCGAACCGCGAATACATGCGCATGAACGACGAGCAGAAAAAAGCCTGGGACAAGGTCTACGAACCAAAGAACCAGAAATTCATCGCCGACATGAAAGCCGGCAAGCTCGACGACAAAGCCATCACCCGCTGGAAATACCAACGCTACATCAAGGACTACCTGCGCTCGATCCGCAGCATGGACGAAGGCATTGGCAAGATCCTCAAGCACCTTGACGACACCGGACTGGCGGACAACACCATCGTCATCTACTCCTCCGATCAAGGTTTCTACCTCGGCGAGCACGGCTGGTATGACAAGCGCTGGATGTTCGAGGAATCCTTCCGCATGCCCTTCCTCGTTCGCTGGCCCGGCGTGATCAAGCCCGGCTCCGTGAGCAAGAGCCTGATCCAGAATATCGACTTCGCACCGACCTTCCTCGAGCTCTGCGGCATGGACATCCCCAGCGACATCCAAGGCAAGTCGCTGGTGCCTGTTTTCAAAGCCAGCGGCAAAGAAGTCGACGGCTGGCGTGATGCCATTTACTACCGCTACACGGGCGAAAGCACCCACGCTGTGGCGGCGCACGACGGTGTCCGCACCGATCGCTACAAGCTCATGTGGCTGCCCGAGACCAAGGAGTGGCAGCTCTTTGACCTGGAGAAAGATCCTCAGGAAATGAAATCGCTGCACAACGATCCGGAATACGCGCAAGTGCTCGCGGACATGAAGAAAAAGCTCGATGAAATCCGTGAGAAGTATGACGTCCACAATGCCGTGATCCCCGAGTCACGCAACCAGGCCAAGTGGTGGAAACAACGCCAGGAGAAAGTCAACAAGCTGGCTGCCGAAGGACCGAAGGACCTGATCTTCGTGGGCGACTCCATCACCCAAGGATTCGAACGCGCCGGCAAGGCCGCATGGGATGAATACTATGCCGACCGCAACGCGCTGAACCTCGGATTCTCTGGCGACCGCACCGAGCACATCCTCTGGAGACTCAACAATGGCAACCTGCGCAAGCAGCAAAAAGCCAAGGTCGTGGTCCTCATGGCCGGCACTAACAACACCGGTCACCTGAAGCAAGATCCGGCAGAAACCGCTCAAGGGATCAAGATGATCGTCTCCACCATCCGCGCCCGCTGCCCGCAGGCGAAGATTCTGGTGCTCGGCGTCTTCCCACGCGGCGAGAAGCCATCGCACCCGCTGCGCAAGATCAACGAGCAGATCAACGAACGCATCGCCAAGCTGGCCGACGGCGAACGCATCCACTTCCTCGACATCTCCGACAAGTTCCTCGATGAAAATGGCGTGCTGACCAAGGAAATCATGCCGGACTCCCTGCATCCCAAGCAGAAGGGCTACGACATCTGGGTGAAAGCCATGGAGCCTACGCTCAACAAGCTTGGCATCGCCCCGCTGAAAGAAGCCGCCGCTGCGGAGTAA
- the leuB gene encoding 3-isopropylmalate dehydrogenase → MKLNIAVLAGDGIGPEVIDQALKVTKAVCERFGHELNYEHGITGACAIDEVGDPYPEATHELCMQSDAVLYGAIGDPKYDNNPKATVRPEQGLLGMRKKLGLYANLRPVVSFPSLIHKSPLRTDLVDGADFMCIRELTGGIYFGDRGRKNDGNTAFDTCIYTREEVERIITLGYEYAMKRNKKLTIVDKANVLESSRLWREIGQEIAPQYPEVETEFMLVDNAAMRIIQWPKSFDVMVTENMFGDILTDEASVITGSMGMLPSASIGVHTSVFEPIHGSYPQAAGKDIANPLATVLSAAMMFEYAFDLMEEGKLIREAVDASLVAEFCTEDIAEGEAKKTSEVGDWLVDYIGKQ, encoded by the coding sequence ATGAAATTAAACATCGCAGTTTTAGCCGGCGACGGCATTGGCCCGGAAGTTATCGATCAAGCACTCAAAGTCACCAAGGCGGTGTGTGAGAGGTTTGGCCACGAGCTCAACTACGAGCACGGCATCACCGGCGCCTGCGCCATTGATGAGGTCGGCGATCCCTATCCGGAAGCCACCCACGAACTCTGCATGCAGTCAGACGCCGTGCTTTACGGTGCCATTGGCGACCCGAAATACGACAACAACCCCAAAGCCACCGTGCGCCCTGAGCAAGGTCTGTTGGGGATGCGCAAGAAGCTCGGCCTCTACGCCAACCTTCGTCCTGTTGTTAGTTTCCCGTCACTGATCCACAAATCACCACTGCGCACCGACCTCGTGGATGGTGCCGACTTCATGTGCATCCGCGAACTCACCGGGGGCATTTACTTCGGTGATCGTGGTCGCAAAAACGATGGCAACACCGCTTTTGACACCTGCATTTACACCCGTGAAGAAGTAGAGCGCATCATCACACTCGGTTACGAGTATGCGATGAAGCGTAACAAGAAACTGACCATCGTTGATAAGGCAAACGTGCTGGAAAGCTCACGTCTGTGGCGCGAGATCGGTCAGGAAATCGCACCGCAGTATCCGGAAGTGGAAACCGAGTTCATGCTGGTGGACAATGCCGCCATGCGCATCATCCAGTGGCCGAAAAGCTTCGATGTCATGGTCACCGAAAACATGTTTGGCGATATCCTCACCGATGAGGCCTCCGTCATCACCGGCTCCATGGGCATGCTGCCATCCGCCTCCATCGGCGTGCACACCAGCGTCTTCGAGCCGATCCACGGTTCTTACCCACAAGCCGCCGGTAAAGACATCGCCAACCCACTGGCCACCGTGCTCTCCGCCGCGATGATGTTCGAATACGCCTTCGACCTGATGGAGGAAGGAAAGCTCATCCGCGAGGCTGTCGATGCCTCACTGGTCGCCGAATTCTGCACCGAAGACATCGCCGAGGGCGAAGCTAAGAAGACTTCCGAAGTCGGCGACTGGCTGGTCGATTACATCGGCAAGCAGTAG